AATTGACTTTTGGTGCAGGATCGGCACAAACGTTGACCGTAGAGGACGATCGAGTCATCGGTGGAACAGAAGCTGTTAAGAATTCCTGGCCTGGTATAGTAAGTTATTCTCTcagcttaatttttttcaaagataattTAATCAAGAAGATGCCTTTTAATCTTAAATGGTTCACTTCACAGAGGATACTAAGACTAGACGGTCAATTCAGATGTGGCTTAACTCTAATTAGTCCCACTAAAGTCCTGACAGCGGCTCACTGTGTCTATGGGTGAACTAAATCATTCGTGGGGCAAATTTCTATCCTTCCAtcacaaattttatttctaatatATTTAGTCTTTGGCCGTGGGACATTATCCGATTGACTGTAGAATTGAGCATACACGTTTGGACCCCTGACAGTGACGCCCAAGTGGTTAAAAAGGTAAAGAGCGCAGCCCGTCATCCGTTATTTTTAACCGACATCAATTTGGTGAGTTATTTAACAGCACATAAAATCGCAATTAGATTCATTGTATTATCGTTTCATATCATACTAGGCAAATGGCGTCGCTGTTTTGACGCTGGACTCACCCGTGACTTACACGTCGACCATATCTCCCGTCTCCTTGCCATCAGATAGTTCCAACGACCAGTACGCCAGTCAAAGGGCGAGTTGGATGGGAAATGACGTCTGAAAGTCGTACACAATCGCAATTGAATGTagagatttttgaatttaacgaatttattaatttacgAGTTTTCACCGTATATGTCTTcgtctttttgtttgaaatccaGGTGGATCTCTATCACCTAACTTACAGCAAGCTACAATTGAAGTTATTAGCAAGGCTCAATGCGCTAAAAGCTACTTATTGTTCTTCTTGCGGGGATTCGTAATCAAATAAAGCAGTATGCTCTGCACCACATCTCCCGGCATAGGATCCTGCAACGTAATGAAAAAGAGCATATTGTTATTTAACGGATCGATTGAATAAAATGCTTGAATTGTTTCAGGGTGATAGTGGTGGTCCGCTGTTTGTTAGATCGACACCAGGTTCTCCGTGGATTCAGGCCGGTATAGTCAGTTTTGGACTTGATGAGTTGATTCAGACGATTACGTTCAATTACACAGTCTCATATCAATATTTTATATGACTTGTACTGCtatatgtttttattgttgCAGGATGTGCAAGCGCAGAATATCGTTCTGTATACACCAGGGTGTCTTCATTTTTGCCTTGGATCAAGAAACACATGGGAAAACCAGAAttcattaaattatttaattaatcaacAAATATTTAACGGCGCTAATGTGTCTCCTTTGTGTTCATTCCCAGCATCAGCATCTCTTATAGAGTTTTCATAAATATAAGAATGTCATACGATTGGCTATACTGTCTCAAATACTATTAAATTGCATCTTGACGTCTATGATAAATGTTCATTTCTTCAAcgagtttttaaaatccaGTTTTGAATCCACAGGTTATGCGTGGTATACGAGATAACGAGTGTATTATATTATTTAGATAagatttttcatatttcattGTCACAGGCTGATGGTGGTGGCCCGATATATTCGTTCGGTCGTCACCTGGTAATCCATGGATTCAGGCCGGTATTTTCAGTTCCAGAGTTCCGGAGGAGTTGAttatgaataaaattaatttccatCTAATAGGCTACAagtaagatttttaaaaaatgcctctcgtcaacaaataaaatgaaatggtgAATATCTCGGAAAGGGAATTTCACGCGAAACAATTCTAATTCTAGAACACAAACGTGAAATGAATCAGTATCAGACTACCTGTGAAGAAAATCAGAGCTCTAGTACATTGAGAGAAGACTTTCGTATGCGCTACACTGGAAAGTTTTGCATTTATCTCTCATTAATACAGTTAACAAAACTTCTCTTGCCGATGCAATTTCTTAATCACCTAGCGCCAAATTCACCAGGATGAGTAAAACCCACTGTGTCGTTTACATCATTATTGGCTACGTCCTATTGTTCTCCAATTCCTCGGTCAGCAATGGAGTCTACGTAACGGCCGATTCTGTTATAATTGAAGGTACGTATATACCTACCCAATTCACTTGGCCTTGTGATTTTTAAGTCGCCTGAAGAGATTTTCAATTCCATTGCCCAAGcgagttaaaaaaaggaaaatgcggCGAAAATGAATTGAGCTGCTTCAGACGAACCCGGCGTTTTAGTATACATCCCCTTGATGGAGTGAACTTCTCGTCTAGGGAAtattgagagagaaaatactGGTCTTTAGTTTTTAGACTCGTACAATGCCTCGATCGGCAGTTAACCTTGTAAATTCCttatattttaacaaattacccaaaaagggaaatgaattgataaatttgtaaatttttgaattcatttcgaTATGGATATTTATGCATATTGtgtatttttgattgatgCAGATGGTGTTCGGTATGCGGCCAGCAGACTATCTAGTGAAATAATCATGGAAATAAGGGGAAGGAATAGTGGTTATAAGGAGTTGTCCATTTGAAATCCTTTTAATACTTCCGCAATATTCACAATATTTGCCACTATACATGGAAAAAGATGTAGCAAAGGTAAACTCGCGTTTTTACTTCcttcttctcattttttcattgaaaaacgTATGGGGTCGAAACAAAGCAAATTCATGAAAACAGTACCATTTACTCTTTATgcattttgaaaagagaataaaagtTTACCAGTTTTGAACACATCAAGGTTATTATCCGAATCaaacctttttctcttctttgcaAACTCTCTAGAGATACCTCCATGATTGAAGTGAACGGAAAAATGGAAACTAAGAATTATATGCAGAAATGATAACTATTAAATGCAGAATGTAGAACAAAATCTTttgaacgaaaaacgtgtCCGAACAGAAGTAAGTAACGAATGTCAATTGCCAGGCTACTGCCTGTCAACGCCTGGTCTACTGCCTTGTCTGCCTACTGATAGGTGACGCTACGGGGATCACCATTTATTCCAAAATGTTTTCGCATCTCCTACCCCTAGATGGCGAAATCGTCGAGTTACTACTGACAAAACCTAATAACAACCAAGATTGAATGACCATTCTAATTCCGGGATTGGAAAAAgtctaaaaaattattacttcttcttttaaataaacCTTTACAAATAAATTTGTAATGGTTGATGTAATTCATACTTAAAGCCGTATAATTACATTAATTTGagtgtaaataaataattagcaTTTCAAACTCTTGGTAATGTACGCATTTCTTCCCTGTTTCACATTAAAACAATCATTTCGTTTCCCATTAGTTAACTGTTTACCATTACGATTAACTTCACCATTACCTATTACATTTCCCTTTAAAGGTGGCACAAACGGCTTGCCATACTGGTTGGAGATCTGTGGTGTTAGAAAAGAATAATTGGGCATTTAGGAACATATCCATAAtcagtttattttaaatttgttactCCCAACAACATTTACACCTATGTACAGTACACGACAAATAATTATAACTCAACTGTTTGgtaataaaacttttttacaAATACCTGTAATTAAGTACTTTTACTATGAAACTTAACAGATACTTTTGTTGGAGGAATCTCTTCTGGTTTAATGGACTTCGTAACTCTAGCATTATTGTTTACTTTCTTCTTGAGAGTTGTGTGTCGAAGTTAGTTAATGTCATCATTAGGTTAGTCACCATATACAATGCACATAGCACTTTCCCCAGCTGCGTCATTTCTTCCATTgatacaagaagaaaattttaaacaaacgtTGAAAGTGAACACTAATATTTTGGAGTTTCCGTGGAATAGCTTTTCCTTTACCTAATGGCTTAGACGTGGTGTCTCAACTAATGAAGTTATGGTAAAACAAAAGTGAATTACAGAAGTTGTTTCCAAAGATTTTGTTAAGTTTAGTTACATtacatatccccccccccttttgggCTTTAGGTTCGCTTTCCATGTACAtatcttcatttctttcattGCAGTAGTGAAGTAATAAGATTAGTAGATCAGTGTCCCTCCCCTATAACAATAGTAGTTGTTGTTACAGCACATTATAATGTgatatttgatatttttaggTCGGAATCATTCTCTGCATATGAAAAGAAGTTACTCCTTTCTCATTCAGGCTTCTAGTTCAATTataaatccttttttgtttctggaattgaaaataaattattcttAAGCGTTAATTAGGATCATGTCATTCGATTTCTGGTCCAACAGTTTTTGTTATCTTCACATGCATCATGTCTTTTGTAGATGGAATAGCTTAACCATCAAACACtaattttgatcattttccaTCGTTTGTTATAACGTTTTCGCAATAATtccttaaaattttcaaatatttttcgtttttaggcCAAGATAATCTGTGCAGAAGCCGGCCGCTATCGATCGCATTGGTGTTCAGTGTtgataataacattttttgtgaTATTGGCACAAACGCTAGAGTTTCTTCTGAAGTTGATAATGTTGAATTCAACGTCGTAAGTGTCTGTTGAAGTTGTCATATTTCGGATGGCATCTCTAATGAGTTTTACGCCCACAGAAATTATACTTATTTTTCCAACTCTGTATTGATCACTGTTTCTTTCATATTTGCataatattatttaattatgGAATGTGTTGATATTCAATGAAAAGAGATCGTTTATTCCTTCTTGGCTGTGACACTGTGTGTCCTCTCCAAAATGCtcaatcaatttctttttcatatacACCAAAGATAAGGCTTGCAGCCATGCAAAGCCATTTCGTGACAAAGTTCTTTAGAGCAACGATTTGGAAATCATCGCGTATAAGTTTCAATGGGTAATAATAAAGCATTGTACTCGTTAAATATCTAAAAGGTATTCCAACCATTCgctgtgttttcttttaatcgtTTCGCTACTACTTAATTGCTGTTTTGTAGATTTTGGTTTCCCTTGAACGAAAACCTTGTAAAGCAATCTTTATAAtaccaaatttgattttcacgCAAATCTCCAATCGCAACCATGAAGCCTCAACCCTCGTTAGACCAATTATCTTTTCATCTGCTCTCACAAACTTgtagaaactttttttttacgtctgTACGTGTGATATGTTTTCCTtgtcacgatttttttttcgaagaaaaatacaaacgcgttttttaattgatGAATGTTTCCTGGTGATAACCGATTGTGAAGGTACATGACTGAAACTTTCAATTTGGTAGtatcgaaattttaaaaaattaactttatcCTTTGACACATATTTCTTCCAACACTTCTAGAACACAGTTTTCAATTATATAATTCATTATTTTGCGTTGCTGTCTTAATCTTTTTAAACCGTTTCTAGTAACACAAACTAATACATCCTTTtcgtaaatgaattaaaaaatagcacATTTTTGGTGATTGGCCTATAAGTGATGAGTTCTGCACTTTGCTTCGAGAAAACCTAGATAAAGAAAACGTCTTTTATtagtggaaaaaaatttaattgtaattggtattcactaaaaatattcatgttttattcaaataatatataataagatacttttaatataaatatattgtaTTACTTCCGACAAGAATATATAACTTTGATTTTTACagccatttttgattgaatgaaaacaaatatacATACAATAAAACATCTTAAGGAAAATAGGGGGGCCAAAAACTATATCCTGTAAATATTTCATGAGgcgtataataaaaaaaaaaacacctggACTAGGGGGAAAGCCGGGGACGATTCCTCCATAAAgagttcattttctttatctttatcaTTATAATGTTCCGAAAGTAGGGGAATTGGGGGAATGGATCGCCGAACTTTGGAGGTTGGGGTTTTAAGATGAGCTTACACACTCAGCAGAACTCTCAGTGAAGGCTGAATGAGAAAACTATATTGTGAGTTTGGTTACctattcaagaaaaaatacaattgtCAAAAGTGCTCGAATTTAAGATTGCGCTCACGTTTTCCCAACTCATCAGTTCCACGAACAAAGGGGAAAACTAACTTTTACCTTGGGCTTAATATAGTTCTGGTCAAGACTTACCTTTTCATCTACAAGGAAGAAATATTtcataacttttttattttaagaattACTTCTTTGACAATTTATTGTAGAGTAAAACGCTACCTTCGTCCAGCAGCACCTTATTTTCTTCTACCACTTGATCCACTTCCACACCAACACAAGATTCATAGCTAAATAGTTAGATATTAAgtagttaaaataaaaatcaataaaagcagaaaaacaatttaattttataatgtaaaaaatcaaaataaagttACCAAATATATGGATTAGATTGGGAGAATTAATATAATGGAATAATACAGTGCCTGTGTGCACCCAATTAGTGACgatgtgtttttgtttgtgtgtatgCTCACTAACAATATAATTAAGAAACAGTATTGATAAAttacaccatttaaaaaatcatgatTAAAGAGTAATCTACATTGTGCTCGAAAACATTAAAGGATATACCTTACAGCATCTGTTAGAACAAGTGCATCTGAACGGGATGACACTATCAGTCCAGTGTCATCTAATATTAGCAGCAGCTTATTTTCTTCTATCACTTCCTTTGTCACCTagcgacagaaaaaaaatttaaacaatgtGGCGAGCCGTGCACTCTGTCACGACGAATTGTTAAGAGACAAAGTTTCTATATGGATCACAAAAAAAGGCCaacattttctgatttctgatTCGTTTTCTTTGTTACGTTATGTTATTTGTTATGTTATGTTATATATACTAGCCAGATTCAATTTCGAGCGGGTTCAGAAATTTTCCGGAGACATTCCTACA
This sequence is a window from Daphnia pulicaria isolate SC F1-1A chromosome 7, SC_F0-13Bv2, whole genome shotgun sequence. Protein-coding genes within it:
- the LOC124348699 gene encoding brachyurin-like; the encoded protein is MSPYSLTYALLIKVIKSPSMNENDISASSKQLTFGAGSAQTLTVEDDRVIGGTEAVKNSWPGIRILRLDGQFRCGLTLISPTKVLTAAHCVYGLWPWDIIRLTVELSIHVWTPDSDAQVVKKVKSAARHPLFLTDINLANGVAVLTLDSPVTYTSTISPVSLPSDSSNDQYASQRASWMGNDV